CCTCCCCTGTCGGTCCCGCTCAGAACCCGACGGTGGTCACCTTACGTAAGTGGATGCAAGCGGCTGCCGCCGCTTCCCAGGACGCGGACGGCATTCGCCGACAGGCTTTCAGCGTATCGAGCCGCCGGTCCGCCGCGCGGCGGACCGGCGGGATCAGCCCAGCTTGCGCTGGAGCTTGCGCATGCCCGCCTGCCACCGCTGCGGCTGACCGGCGCGCAACGCGTAGTAGTCAGCGACCTCCGGGTGCGGCAGGACCAGGAACTCGCCGCCGTCCAGCGAGTCGGCGACCAGGTCGGCGACCTGCTCGGGTTCCAGCGCCCCGTCGTCGAGCAGCGTCTTGCCTGCGTCCCCGCTGCTGCCGAGCATGTTCGTGCGCACGCCCTGCGGGCACAGCGCCTGCACGGTGATCCCCTTGTCCGCGTAGGTGATCGCCATCCATTCGGCGAAGCCGAGCGCGGCGTGCTTGGTCACCGAGTACGGCGCGGCGTCCAGCATGGTCAGCAGCCCGGCCGCCGACACCGTGGCCAGGAAGTGCCCCTGCCCGCGCTCCAGCCAGTGCGGCAGCACCGCGCGGGCCGCGCGGACGTGCGCCATCACGTTGACCTCCCAGGAATCGGCCCACGCCGCCTCGTCGGCCTCCGGGCCGCCGCCGCGGGAGATCCCGGCGTTGGCGCAGAACAGGTCGATGCGCCCGTGCTCGCCGAGCGCCGCGCCGACCAGCGCGCGCACCCCGTCCTCGCTCGCGGCGTCGCCCGGCACGGCCAGGCCGCCGACCTCCGCCGCCACCCGCCGAACGGCTTCGGTGTCCACATCGGCCAGCACGACGTTCGCGCCGAGCTCGGCGAACTTGCGGGCCATCGCCGCGCCGATGCCGTTGCCCGCTCCGGTGATCACCACCGCGGAACCGTCGAGCCGCACCTCACACACCACCCCTCAGCGTCACGCCGCCGTCGAGCACCAGGACCTGCCCGGTGATCCAGGACGCCTCGTCGGAGAGCAGGAACGCCGCCGCACCGCTGATGTCGGAGGGAACTCCCAGGCGCTGCAACGGGTACTGCGCGGCCACCTCGTCCTCGCGTCCCTCGTAGAGCGCGGTGGCGAACTGCGTCTTGACCACCGCCGGCGCGATGGCGTTGACCCGGACCTTCGGGCCGAGCTCCACCGCGAGGTCCTTGGTGATGTAGGCCAGCATCGCCTTGGTGGCCCCGTAGAAGCCGATCCCGGGCGCCGGCCGCACACCGGCCACAGAGGACACGTTGAGCACCGAACCGCCGTGCTCGGCCATCCACGCCCGGTGGACCTGCTGGGTCCACGCCAGCGCGGCGAGCACGTTGACCTCAAGGGACTTGCGCGCGACGGCGGGGTCCACGTCGAGCAGCGGGCCGTAGGCCGGGTTGATCCCGGTGTTGTTGACCAGCAGGTCCACCCGGCCGAACGCCTCGACCGTCCGGGCAACCGCCTCGGCCCGGTGCTCGGCGTCGTCGGCCTTCCCGGCGATCCCGAGCGCGTGCTCTGCGCCGCCCAGCCCCGCCACCGCCTCGGCCAGCGGCTCGGGCTTGCGCGCGGTCACGGTCACCTTCGCGCCCTCGACCACCAGCCGCTCGGCGATGGCCAGGCCGATGCCCCGGCTGGCGCCGGTCACGATCGCCACCCGGCCGTCGAAGCGCTTGCTCATCTGCACCCTTCCTCTCCCTCGGCCCCCTCGTCAGGATCTCGTCGCCGCGGAGCTCCACGTTGAGACCGACCAGTCGGTACGTCCAGTCAACGACCCGCGCCCGGCTGCGTCAACCCTTCCGGCGCTTCGCAAGCTCGCCAAACCGTTGACCGGACAGCTGGTCTAGTCCATTTTTCGAAGACGCATCCGGCACCGATCCCCCGGAGGTCTCGATGATGAGACGCCTGGCCACCCTGGCCGCGGCAGCCCTGACCGCACTCGCGCTCGCACCGGCCGCCGCCACGGCCGAGGCACCGCAGGCCCTGCCGAAGCACCAGCTCACCGGCTACTGGCAGAACTTCGTCAACGCCGCCAAGCCGCTCAAGGTCAGCGACATCTCGCCGAACTACGACCTGATCGCACTGGCCTTCGCCAACGCCGACCCGGCCCGCCCCGGCGCGGTCACCTTCAACGTCGACCCGAAGCTGTCCGACGCGCTCGGCGGCTACACCGACGACCAGCTCAAGGCCGACATCGCCGCGAAGAAGGCCGAGGGCAAGTCGTTCGTGCTGTCCATCGGCGGCGAACTGGGCAACGTCGACCTGAGCTCACCGGCCAACGTGACCAACTTCGTCGATTCGGTCGGAAAAATCCTCACCGATTACGGCATCGACGGGTTGGACATCGACCTGGAGCACGGCCTCAACGTCCCCAACACCACCAGTGCCGTTCAGCAGTTGCGCGCGAAGGTGGGCGACGGATTCCTGCTGACCATGGCTCCGCAGACGCTCGACGTGCAGCCCGGTGGCTCCTACATGCAGCTGATCAACAACCTCAAGGACGTCATCACCGTCGTGCACACCCAGTACTACAACTCGGGTTCGATGAACGGCTGCGACGGCGGCGTCTACAGCCAGGGCTCGGTCGACTTCATCACCGCACAGGCGTGCTACCTGCTGGAAGTGCTGCGGCCGGACCAGGTCTCGCTGGGCCTGCCCGCCGCGCCGTCCGCGGCCGGTAGCGGCTACGTCGACCCGTCGGTGATCGGCAACGCGCTGACGTGCCTGACCGCGGCCGAGGGCTGCGGACAGTACACACCGGCCCAGCCGAGCCCCGCGCTCAGCGGCGTCATGACGTGGTCCATCAACTGGGATGCCAGCAGCGGCAACGGATTCTCCAACCCGGTCCGGGCGCATTTGGACGCACTGCCGTAATCGGTGGCGGCTCCGGTCGGGCATTCGGCCCACGACCACGCGGTCGCACGACCCGACCGGAGTCGCCCACTCGTCACAGTGCGCAATTCACATGCTACGAAAAGTGAGTTTTCGCACCCGGCGCACGTTCGCGCACACATTTCCGGCGAACAGCGCTACCCTGGAGGCATGTCAGCCGCGCTGGAGACCGTGTTGGCACGTGCCGGTTTAAAGGTCACCGCCAACGAATTCCTGACACTGGTCGAGGATGCAGCCAAGAAGCTCACCTCGCCCCAGGGGGACCCGGCCGCGCACTTCAGCGACGCGGAACGGGTCGCCCTGAGCGAGGCGGGGCTGGACCTGACGCCGCTCGGCGAGGCCGAAGCCGACCCCCGTGCGCGCACCGTCGCCGAACAGGCGGTGCTGCGCGACACCGCGCTCTCGGTCAACCAGGCCGCCGAGCGCATCGGGGTGGACACCAGCCGGATCCGGCACCGGATCAGCGAACGACGGCTGATCGGCTGGAAGGACCGCGGCGGATGGCGGCTGCCCGCGTGGCAGTTCACCGACACCGACGTGCTCCCCGGGCTGGACGGCGTGCTCGCGCTGATGCCCGTGGACCAGCCGGCGCTGGTGCTGGCCAACTTCATGACGACGCCGCAGGAGGACCTCGAACTCGGGGACCGCCCCGCGAGCCCGCGCGAGTGGCTGCTGGCAGGCGGCGACCCGCAGCGGGTGGCCGCGCTCGCCGCAACCATCGGCACCCCGGCCTGAGCGATCCCCCCTCCCTTCGAGACCCCACTCCAGGACGTCCATGGCACGGCTACCCCAGCCGCCTGCGCCGGCAGTGCTGCAGGCGATGCTCCGGCGCACCGAAGACGTGATCGCGGTGCCGGCCGGCACTCGCCTGGTGCGCGTGTTCACCACCGGGGGCAACCACCCCCAGCAGTGGAACAGCTTCCGCTACGCGGGCCCGCTGCCGCACGCCCGCTTCGACCCGCACCTGCCCAACGCGCAGGGCGGACCGACGGTCACCCGCGAGCACGGCGTCCTCTACTTCTCGCTGTCGGTGCAGACCTGCATCGCAGAGGTGTTCCAGGCGACTTCCACAGTGGACCGCCGCACCCGCGGCCCGCAGCTGGTGCTGTTCCGTCCACGTCGGACGCTGCGGCTGCTGGACCTGACCGGGCTGTGGCCGACCCGCGCGGGAGCCTCGCAGGCGATCGCCACCGGCCCCAAGCTCCGCACCCAGGCCTGGGCCCGCGGGATCCGCGCGGCCTACCCGGAACTCGACGGCCTCTGGTACCGCTCCTCGATGGACGCGGGCAACCCGTCGCTGTGCCTGTGGGACCCACCGGCGGCCACGGCCTTGCCGGACTCCCCCGACGTCCTGCTACCCCTGAGCCACCCGGGACTGGACGTGCCTTTGGGGAGGGTGTGCAAAGAACTCAGCTACACCCTGCTGGACTGAAGAGCGTTTTCCAACCTCGTTCTGCGTGGCGGTGCGCAGGCCGGGATGAGACGACCGACTGAAACACCGCGCGGGCTTTCGAACTGCTGTCCGGTCCACGATGCGAAAGTGCCCGGGACTCCACCGAGTCCCGGGCACCCTTGTTTTCGACCGGTCAGGCCTTCTCGGCCTGTTCCGGTGCCGACTCCGACTCGCTGCCGTTCTTCTTCGCCTTGGCCAGGCTGGCCCAGGTCGTGATGGCCAGGACCACCACGATGAAGCTCAGCGACATCCAGTTGGTGATCTCCAGCCACTCCGGCACCAGGTGGTACTCGTGGAAGGCGTGGATGATCAGCTTGATGCCGATGAACCCGAGGATCACGGCCAGGCCCACCGACAGGTAGATCAGCTTGTCCACCAGGCCGCCGAGCAGGAAGTACAGCTGCCGCAGGCCCATCAGGGCGAAGGCGTTGGCGGCGAAGACCAGGAACGGGTCCTGGGTGATGCCGAAGATCGCCGGGATCGAGTCCACCGCGAACAGCAGGTCGGCGCTGCCGATCGCGACGATCACCACGAACATCGGCGTCAGGAACTTCTTGCCGTCGATCTTCACGATCGACTTGTGACCGTGGTACTCGTCGGTCACCGGGAACACCTTGCGGACCCAGCGGACCACGGCGTTCTCGCCGTACTCCTCGTCCTCGTCCTTCTTGCGCACCATGCTGATGGCGGTCCAGATCAGGAACGCGCCGAAGATGAAGAAGATCCAGACGAACTGCGCGATCAGCGCGGCGCCGACCGCGATGAAGATGCCGCG
This portion of the Saccharopolyspora antimicrobica genome encodes:
- a CDS encoding TerC family protein; translated protein: MGADVTLLAQQTQRVVDKLDVPWWVWAATLGGLALLLLLDLVIVDRKPHEVTTGEAAKWVAFYVACAILFGIGVWIFGDSHFAIQYFTGYITEYSLSIDNLFIFMVIMSSFAVPSIHQHRVLLIGILLALVMRGIFIAVGAALIAQFVWIFFIFGAFLIWTAISMVRKKDEDEEYGENAVVRWVRKVFPVTDEYHGHKSIVKIDGKKFLTPMFVVIVAIGSADLLFAVDSIPAIFGITQDPFLVFAANAFALMGLRQLYFLLGGLVDKLIYLSVGLAVILGFIGIKLIIHAFHEYHLVPEWLEITNWMSLSFIVVVLAITTWASLAKAKKNGSESESAPEQAEKA
- a CDS encoding SDR family oxidoreductase, whose translation is MSKRFDGRVAIVTGASRGIGLAIAERLVVEGAKVTVTARKPEPLAEAVAGLGGAEHALGIAGKADDAEHRAEAVARTVEAFGRVDLLVNNTGINPAYGPLLDVDPAVARKSLEVNVLAALAWTQQVHRAWMAEHGGSVLNVSSVAGVRPAPGIGFYGATKAMLAYITKDLAVELGPKVRVNAIAPAVVKTQFATALYEGREDEVAAQYPLQRLGVPSDISGAAAFLLSDEASWITGQVLVLDGGVTLRGGV
- a CDS encoding RES family NAD+ phosphorylase; this translates as MARLPQPPAPAVLQAMLRRTEDVIAVPAGTRLVRVFTTGGNHPQQWNSFRYAGPLPHARFDPHLPNAQGGPTVTREHGVLYFSLSVQTCIAEVFQATSTVDRRTRGPQLVLFRPRRTLRLLDLTGLWPTRAGASQAIATGPKLRTQAWARGIRAAYPELDGLWYRSSMDAGNPSLCLWDPPAATALPDSPDVLLPLSHPGLDVPLGRVCKELSYTLLD
- a CDS encoding chitinase; this translates as MMRRLATLAAAALTALALAPAAATAEAPQALPKHQLTGYWQNFVNAAKPLKVSDISPNYDLIALAFANADPARPGAVTFNVDPKLSDALGGYTDDQLKADIAAKKAEGKSFVLSIGGELGNVDLSSPANVTNFVDSVGKILTDYGIDGLDIDLEHGLNVPNTTSAVQQLRAKVGDGFLLTMAPQTLDVQPGGSYMQLINNLKDVITVVHTQYYNSGSMNGCDGGVYSQGSVDFITAQACYLLEVLRPDQVSLGLPAAPSAAGSGYVDPSVIGNALTCLTAAEGCGQYTPAQPSPALSGVMTWSINWDASSGNGFSNPVRAHLDALP
- a CDS encoding DNA-binding protein; the protein is MSAALETVLARAGLKVTANEFLTLVEDAAKKLTSPQGDPAAHFSDAERVALSEAGLDLTPLGEAEADPRARTVAEQAVLRDTALSVNQAAERIGVDTSRIRHRISERRLIGWKDRGGWRLPAWQFTDTDVLPGLDGVLALMPVDQPALVLANFMTTPQEDLELGDRPASPREWLLAGGDPQRVAALAATIGTPA
- a CDS encoding SDR family oxidoreductase, translated to MRLDGSAVVITGAGNGIGAAMARKFAELGANVVLADVDTEAVRRVAAEVGGLAVPGDAASEDGVRALVGAALGEHGRIDLFCANAGISRGGGPEADEAAWADSWEVNVMAHVRAARAVLPHWLERGQGHFLATVSAAGLLTMLDAAPYSVTKHAALGFAEWMAITYADKGITVQALCPQGVRTNMLGSSGDAGKTLLDDGALEPEQVADLVADSLDGGEFLVLPHPEVADYYALRAGQPQRWQAGMRKLQRKLG